The Phycisphaeraceae bacterium genome has a window encoding:
- a CDS encoding DUF998 domain-containing protein, which yields MPDALPPRRNRSLLLSLGALAGPFYLVVGLAQALTREGFDLRRHALSVLSNGEFGWIQTLNFLVSGGLVVAGAIGCRAAIRSQPGGTWGPILLFCYGVGLLGAGLFPADPAPGFPPGTEPADRLSACGTLHFVFGALGFYALIAACFVFARRFHRRNDDGLFWASMVTGVGFFASFAAIASGSTSPLVMIGFYVAVAWIWMWHTVTLLHIARNPSMPSPASSD from the coding sequence ATGCCAGACGCCCTTCCGCCGCGCCGCAATCGTTCGCTCCTGCTCTCGCTCGGTGCTCTTGCCGGCCCGTTCTACCTCGTCGTCGGGCTGGCGCAGGCGCTCACGCGCGAGGGCTTTGACCTGCGCCGTCACGCTCTGAGCGTGCTGAGCAACGGTGAGTTCGGCTGGATTCAGACGCTGAACTTTCTGGTGAGCGGTGGTTTGGTGGTGGCCGGCGCCATCGGATGCCGCGCCGCCATTCGATCCCAGCCCGGCGGAACATGGGGACCGATTCTCCTGTTCTGTTACGGCGTGGGCCTGCTCGGGGCCGGCCTCTTTCCAGCCGATCCTGCGCCAGGATTCCCGCCTGGAACCGAACCCGCCGATCGACTCAGCGCGTGCGGCACGCTCCATTTTGTCTTCGGCGCACTCGGCTTCTACGCACTCATCGCCGCCTGCTTCGTGTTCGCCCGTCGATTCCATCGTCGGAACGACGACGGGCTGTTCTGGGCTTCGATGGTGACAGGCGTCGGGTTCTTTGCGTCCTTCGCCGCCATCGCGTCCGGTTCAACGTCACCGTTGGTGATGATCGGGTTCTACGTCGCGGTGGCGTGGATCTGGATGTGGCACACGGTGACGCTGCTGCATATCGCCAGGAACCCATCCATGCCATCACCGGCATCGTCAGATTGA
- a CDS encoding DinB family protein, giving the protein MPHLINQVLLGQYEAALSMLRDAIASCPPEHWDKKVANDTARFVAFHTLYCTDIYLSRNQAAFTSHEFVLEGRGLPYGQPLPKGTLPRGLPQPRAVEYVDFCIAKARAVLARESEHDLAGESGFGAPICRAEMHIYNIRHVQHHTGALAAHIRRLVPEFPEDGMGWIDSGTVRVD; this is encoded by the coding sequence ATGCCCCATCTCATCAATCAGGTGCTCCTCGGCCAGTACGAAGCGGCTCTCTCCATGCTCAGGGACGCCATCGCTTCGTGCCCGCCGGAGCACTGGGACAAGAAGGTGGCCAACGACACGGCTCGCTTCGTCGCCTTTCACACGTTGTACTGCACCGACATCTACCTGAGCCGGAACCAGGCCGCCTTCACGTCGCACGAGTTCGTGCTCGAAGGTCGCGGCCTGCCATACGGGCAGCCGCTGCCCAAGGGCACGCTTCCAAGGGGTCTGCCCCAGCCGCGCGCCGTCGAGTACGTTGACTTCTGCATCGCCAAGGCCCGCGCCGTGCTGGCGCGCGAGAGCGAGCACGATCTGGCCGGTGAGAGCGGCTTCGGCGCGCCCATCTGCCGCGCCGAGATGCACATCTACAACATCCGCCACGTCCAGCACCACACCGGCGCGCTGGCCGCCCACATCCGCCGCCTCGTACCCGAGTTCCCGGAGGACGGCATGGGCTGGATCGACAGCGGAACCGTGCGAGTGGACTGA
- a CDS encoding DNA alkylation repair protein, with product MNLQQTLAKLESLGDEKRRAHNARTGPDGVPGAPPDKQFGCATGDIRALAKKIKSNHALALELWKTGNLDAQLLAILLMKPKELAAADLDRMVREARFNWVADWFSAYILKEQPDDVKEALRQKWMKAPRKDGWAARAGWNLTASRINKAGAANPGAKSKASRDQGKVSRDREGADAGDNGLDLEALLDRIEKEMPAAPPETKWAMNNTLGAIGIHHAKLRKRAIAIGEKIGLYKDWPMSKGCTIPYVPVWVAEMVKRQG from the coding sequence ATGAACCTCCAACAAACCCTCGCCAAACTCGAATCGCTCGGCGATGAGAAACGCCGCGCCCACAACGCCAGGACCGGGCCGGACGGCGTGCCCGGCGCTCCGCCGGACAAGCAGTTCGGCTGCGCCACGGGCGACATCCGCGCCCTGGCCAAGAAGATCAAATCCAACCACGCCCTCGCGCTGGAACTCTGGAAGACCGGCAACCTCGATGCCCAGTTGCTCGCCATTCTGCTGATGAAGCCGAAGGAACTTGCGGCCGCGGACCTGGACCGGATGGTCCGCGAGGCGCGGTTCAACTGGGTGGCCGACTGGTTCAGCGCCTACATCCTCAAGGAGCAGCCCGACGACGTGAAGGAGGCGCTCCGCCAGAAATGGATGAAGGCCCCCCGGAAGGATGGCTGGGCGGCCCGCGCGGGGTGGAACCTCACCGCGTCGAGGATCAACAAGGCGGGTGCAGCGAACCCCGGCGCGAAGAGCAAAGCGAGCCGCGATCAAGGCAAAGTGAGCCGCGACCGTGAGGGAGCGGATGCCGGTGACAACGGGCTCGACCTGGAAGCCCTGCTCGACCGCATCGAGAAGGAAATGCCCGCCGCCCCGCCCGAGACCAAGTGGGCGATGAACAACACACTCGGCGCGATCGGCATCCATCATGCCAAACTCCGCAAGCGGGCCATTGCGATCGGCGAAAAGATCGGGCTGTACAAGGACTGGCCGATGTCCAAGGGCTGCACGATCCCGTACGTGCCGGTGTGGGTGGCGGAGATGGTGAAGCGGCAGGGGTGA
- a CDS encoding DUF1905 domain-containing protein: protein MARARSKQGEKKAAQSGRQRSAPRRNGGGGLGRAGSVAGPAICFTATLLLPRSERDTDEQIQPAPDSRRRKPPAWLFLLLPKEASVKLPSRGQVTVRGILNAMPFQATLEPDGQGGHWLKVDGTIWLPSAHPLPPAEGGGEGPPVLQPGDVVTLEIAPVPPDREPEPKAPPDLRRALAAAPKKSRETWSDITPVARRDWIAWIVSAKQEATRARRITAACDMLAKGKRRPCCFDRSGMYGKGISCPVAEPL from the coding sequence ATGGCCCGAGCGCGAAGCAAGCAGGGTGAAAAGAAAGCCGCCCAGAGCGGCAGACAACGGAGCGCGCCGCGCCGCAACGGCGGCGGTGGACTCGGCCGAGCCGGTTCTGTCGCGGGGCCGGCGATCTGTTTCACCGCGACACTTCTGCTTCCAAGGTCCGAGCGAGACACTGACGAACAGATTCAACCAGCGCCCGACTCGCGCCGACGGAAGCCGCCCGCGTGGTTGTTTCTGCTCCTGCCGAAAGAAGCCAGCGTCAAGCTCCCCTCGCGCGGTCAGGTGACGGTTCGCGGCATCCTCAACGCCATGCCGTTCCAGGCCACGCTCGAACCGGACGGCCAAGGCGGCCACTGGCTCAAGGTGGATGGGACAATCTGGCTACCATCCGCACACCCTCTCCCACCGGCAGAGGGCGGGGGTGAGGGTCCGCCCGTTCTTCAGCCCGGCGACGTGGTCACGCTGGAGATCGCGCCGGTGCCGCCGGATCGGGAGCCGGAGCCGAAGGCGCCGCCCGACCTGCGCCGGGCGCTCGCCGCCGCGCCGAAGAAGTCGCGTGAGACGTGGTCGGACATCACGCCCGTGGCCCGGCGGGACTGGATCGCGTGGATTGTCTCCGCCAAGCAGGAGGCGACCCGCGCCCGCCGCATCACCGCCGCGTGCGACATGCTCGCCAAGGGCAAGCGGCGACCGTGCTGCTTTGATCGGTCGGGGATGTATGGGAAGGGGATCAGCTGTCCGGTGGCGGAGCCGTTGTAA